The Lentisphaera araneosa HTCC2155 region ATGAGTTCAATGAAAGGCTGGTATTGCCTCAGCGGGGACGTGCTCGAACTCATCATCGCCATGCCAAAGAAAACGAGTCCTAAGCCGAGTAGGATTTGGCCGTAGTACTGGATGCTTTTATTTTTAGCTAAAGAATAGAGCGTGAAGCCACCCGCAATCATCAGTAGTGAGTATTGGCTTATATTGAAGGCGATGATTTGTGCCGTGAAGGTGCTGCCTATATTAGCGCCCATGATGACCCCGATACTTTGACTCAAATTGAGAAGTCCAGCAGAGACAAAACCAACCAGTAAGACAGTTGTTACCGACGATGATTGTGTGATGGCAGTGATCAAGGTCCCAGAAATTAAAGACCGAAAGTGATTGCCAGTCATTTTGCTGAGCAAGTTTTTTAAACTATCACCAGCAACTGACTTTAAGGACTGGCTCATCATGGTCATGCCGAATAAAAAAAGGCTTAGACCACCGGCCATTTCGATGAAAATTTGCACCCAATTAATCATTATTATACCAAATCACTTTGCTTTAATATGACCTATAAGGCGTCGATTTTGAAGAAATAGCTTAAAATAAGGACTGCTGTTGAGGGATGATGAGTTCTCGGCCTTTAGGCTTGCTGAGCAGTTCTAAGCATAAAAGTGCAGCGCCCATTGCATCGTATAAGGCTCGATGAGGTGTGAAATGATCATTGACCTTAAGCGTGTTTAAGGACTGGGTTAAATCGAGGCACTCGAGCAAGGCGCTTAGGCTGTAATCAGAGAAGAGGTCTTTGTAGACTTGGCGACTAATTTGTAGACTATCAACCGTTCTTTCAATCTCTAAGGCAGGAAATGATTTTTTTAAGATGGCATAGTCGTAGCCGATATTGTGGCCGAGAATGACTTTGTTTTGCAGATGCTCTTTAATCTGGGGCCAAGTGGAAACGATAGATTCACAGCAGTTTGCGGACTTCGCATAAAGTTGATTGACTGGAGCTGAGGCTTCGAAGTAATGAAGGATTTGTCCCGCTTCATTAAAAACGACAAGGCCAATTTCCGCTGGGATGGGGCCGTGTTCACCAGGAACAGTCTCGAAATCTATGGCGGTAAATTCTAACATTTCTTAGTCACTTTTTGTTTTTATGATCTTAAGTCGCCAAGAAGATAAGTCAAAAGTCTTTGTTGAAGAGGGATTTATTTTTAACGAAAAACTTGTGGTGGCGAGACGAAAAGCACTTTTGCACTACTTTGACAAAAATAATTAGGAAATATAAAAATGACTGAATTTAGATATCACAAAACTGGCTTGTTTTACGGCCAAATTTCAGAAGAGGCCAAAAAGCTTGGCGTTGATGAATTGAAAGAGTTAGGTGCTCAAGAAATCCAACAAGATTACCGTGGGATGCATTTTCACGCGGATATGGTTACGCTTTTTAAAATTGTTTATTGTTCACGCCTCTTTTCGCGCTTTTTAGCTCCTTTGCACCGTTTTGATGCACTGTCTGAAGACATGCTTTATCAGCGTGTGAAAACGATGAAATGGGAAGAAATTATCAAGCCGGGTCAAACTTTTGCGATCTTCGCAAACGTAGGCAATAGTAAAATCAATCATTCGAAATTTGCGGCGCAAAAAATGAAAGATGCCATTTGTGACCGTTTGCGTGAGAAGCGTGGTGAGCGTCCCGATATTGATCCCAAGAATCCTGATATATGGCTTAATTTATTCATCAATAAGAATAAGGCGACAATTGCCCTGGATCTTTCTGGTGGATCTCATCACAAGCGTGGCTATCGTCAAGATTCTGTCGAGGCACCATTGATGGAGAGTTTGGCTGCGGCCTTTATTCGTGCGTCTGAGTGGGATGGAAGAACTCCACTTTATGATCCCATGTGTGGTTCGGGAACTATTTTAGCAGAAGCACTCATGCATGCGGCTAGAATACCTGCGGGTTACTTAAGGAAGCGTTTTGGTTTTGAACACATGCCTGACTTTGATGCCGATATTTGGAGTGAAGTTAAAGCGAAAGCAGATGCCAGAATAAAGCTACCTCAAGAGGGTTTGATTTCTGGTTCAGATATGGATGCGGATGCGGTTCGCGCAAGTATAGTCAACTTATCTTACTTACCTGGTGGCGATAAAATCAAAATCATTCAAAGTCGTTTTCAGGATTTAGATGACCTGGAGCCTTGCACAATTATTACGAATCCCCCTTACGGTATGCGTTTGATGAAGGATGAAGATGTGGAATCTTTCACGGGTGAGATCGGTGATTTTCTCAAGAAAAAATGTGCGGGAAGCAATGCCTGGGTTTTCTTTGGTGAGCGTAAATTGATCTTGAAAATTGGTTTGCGACCTTCGCGAAAATTCCCCTTGAGCAATGGTGGTTTAGATGGTCGCCTTTGTAAGTTTGAGATGTATCGCGGTAATAAGTGGACCTAAGAACCCCTTTCTTCATTTAAGCATTTTAAGTTAATCAAAGCTAGAGAGAATACGGCTAGATTGATTGAAAAGGGATTGAAAGCGTGAGTCATGAGTTGCGGCAATTGGATAAAAATTGCAATCGTCGCAAGTAGGCTAAATGCCATGGCTGGATACAGCAGTTTTTTGTTTGATGCAAAAATTACTAAAAGAAATGCGTAGAGTACTTCTGCAATCCCTGATGAAACCAGAGCGAAATCTTTTTCCATGAAAGGCATGAAAGTGTTGTTCATCAATACTTCTTGCTCGCTTTTAAAGAGCAATTTTGGAACGAGGCCATGATAGAAGAAGATGAGCGCAAGAGAGTAGCGCGAGATCATTTTGTTGCTTAGTTTCTGCATATGAGTTCTTTTTTTACTTAAACTGTATCCGAAAAGTTTTTGATTCAAAGTTTTCTTGAGCTTAGTCGCATTATAATGAGTAAAGAAATTATTAATCTTAGGGTGTTTGTGTGAAATATTTGATTTTTATGTTGGTAGGAATCTTCTTAGCGTCTTGTCATCCAACTGTAGATAAAAGTGAAGAAATGGATTTAAGCAATCAAAAGGTCTTGTTTTTAGGAGATAGCATTACTCAAGCAGGTCAGTATGTGGGCTTTGTTGAGTATGCATTACGTAAGCAGAATCCCGAAGATGATTTCGATTTTTATAGCTTGGGTTTAAATTCAGAGACAGCGTCTGGCTTATCTGAAAAAGATCATCCCTTTCCCCGTCCTTGCGTTCATGAGCGTCTAGCTAATGCTTTGGAAAAAATTAAACCCGATGTGGTATTTGCTTGTTATGGAATGAATGATGGCATTTATCACCCCCTCAATGAAAAAATACTCGATGCCTATCAGAAAGGTATTTTAAGTTTGATAGAAAAGTGTCGCGAGACTGGGGCTGAAGTTGTGATGATAAGCCCTCCGGCTTTTCAAGCTTATGCGATTCAAAAGAAACTACGAAGCGCTGATGCAGAAGATTTTAGTTATCGCTTCCCATATGAAAATTATCATCAGACCTTAGAAGCTTTTTCTCAATGGTTAAGGCTGGGTTTGCCACAAGAAGTGACTTGTGTTGATCTGAATACAGCGATGACGAATTACCTAATTGAAAAGCGCAAAAATGATCAAAGCTTTGTCTTTGCCAAAGATGGAATTCATCCTGCTTTAGGAGGCCATTTGTTTATGGCTCAAGAGCTGTTGAAAGGCTTAGGTACAAATGCTGATTTATTGGCTCAAGAGAACTTGGCTGATATCAAAAAAGATGAGCTTTACCAACTTGTTGAAAAGCGTCGCCAATTGCGCTCTAGAGGTTGGTTGAAATATGTCGGCTATACGAGAGGGAAGGTCTTTAAGACTGATTCAGTATCTGAAACAGAATCCCGTGCATCAGAATTACTCAAAGAGATCGACGCGATTAATTAGTTTCATTATTTAGTTGGCTGAAATGAATTTGAGCATAAAAAAACCTCAGTGATGATTCACTGAGGTTTTTTGTCGAGCTAGGGGCTAGTTCTTACACGTCGTAAGTCGTAGAAGAAACGTTGCCGCCTTTACCTGTCCAGTTGGTGTGGAAGAACTCGCCGCGTGGCTTGTCTAAGCGCTCGTAAGTGTGAGCACCGAAGTAGTCACGTTGAGCCTGTAGCAAGTTAGCAGGAAGAACTTCTGAACGGTAGCTATCGTAGAAAGCTAGGGCAGTCGAGAAGCAAGGAGTTGGAATTCCGAGCTCGATACCTTTAACAACTGTACGTCTCCAGCCTTCTTGAGATTTATGAATTGCATCTTTGAAGAAGTCGTTGAGTAAGAGGTTTTCTAGGTCAGCGTTTTCGTCGAAAGCATCTTTGATGTTGCCGAGGAAAACAGAGCGGATGATGCAACCACCACGCCACATGAGAGCAATAGCACCGAAGTCAAGGTCCCATTTGTAAGTCTCTGAAGCTTCTTTGAGGAGCATGTAACCCTGAGCGTAAGAAATGATTTTTGATGCGTAGAGAGCTTGTTCAACATCGTTGACAAAAGCTTCTTTGTCGCCATTGAATTTGATATCAGGACCATTGAGAACTTTAGAAGCTTCAATACGCTGATCTTTAAGTGCAGATACGCAACGTGCGAATACTGATTCAGCAATGAGTGTTAATGGCATGCCGAGGTCAAGAGCATTGATGCCTGTCCATTTGCCTGTGCCTTTTTGGCCAGCTGTATCGAGGATGTAGTCAACGAGGTGAGTGCCATCTTCTTGTTTGTAGCCGAGGATATCTGTTGTAATCTCAGTTAAGAATGAATCGAGAACGCCCGTGTTCCACTTTTTGAAGATCTGGTGCATTTCGTCATTTGAGAAGCCCGCGTTCTTAAGAAGTTGGTAAGCTTCGCAGATAAGTTGCATGTCACCATATTCGATGCCGTTGTGAACCATTTTTACATAGTGACCAGCGCCACCTTTACCTACCCATTCACAGCAAGCTTCGCCACCGTCAACTTTTGCAGAGATATCTTGGAAAATATTTTTTACTGCAGGCCATGCTTCAGGATCGCCACCAGGCATGATTGATGGGCCGAAACGAGCGCCTTCTTCGCCGCCAGAAACACCGGCGCCAATGTAGCGAAGGCCTTTTGCAGCGAGTTCTTCCACGCGACGGTTAGAGTCAGTATAGAGTGAGTTGCCGCCATCAATGATGATGTCGCCTGCTTCGAGGTGAGGAACAATTGTGTTGATAAATTTATCGACTACTTCACCAGCTTTCACCATGAGCATAACGCGTCTAGGTGTTTTAAGTTGGCTAACAAATTCTTCTACTGAGTGAGTGCCAATGACCTTGCTGTCTTTAGCTGGGCCATTCATGAAATCATCTACTTTTGAAGTTGTACGGTTGTAAACAGCGACAGTGTAACCATTGTCATTCATGTTCATGACTAGGTTTTGGCCCATTACGGCAAGACCGATAAGACCGATATCTGCTTGAGACATACGATATTCCTAATTTACTAATATTTATTGTTTCAGTTGATTCCCGACTATAGCCTTAGTTTGTTTTTCGTCTATATAGGGCTTGTTAATTATGTCACCCTATCGCTGTTGCATGCAATAAATTGAGGGTAAAGTTCTTTGCTATTGTCGTTGTAAGAATGAGCCTTTCGACTATTTTTATTTAAAATTTAATATTACAGGTGAATAAATGGCATTAAGCCCTCCAGATGCTTATAGGCGCGGGAAGCTCGAAATTGTAGATTTTGAGGTGAATAAAGCCTACCGAGACCAATTAATTGGTGTGGGTTTATTGAGTTTCAAAGACTTCTTCTTTTGCAAGGGCTTAGAGGCGATGCGCGAGGTGCCGGGACGTTTGACAGTTTCCGTGCTTTGTGAAGATGAGCTGATTTACTTGAAGCGTCATTGGAAAAAAGCATCAATGAGTCGCAAATCTGGGCCTCATCATGAAGCGATTACTGAGTGGGTCAATACCAAAGCATTACACCAAGATAAAATCAGTGTTCCCACTCCAATGGCTTATGGAGTTGGTAGGATAGGTGGTGAAGCGGTTTCATTTTATCTTTCAGAAGCGGTAAAAGGCGTACAGGCAGATTATTTTTTAAGAGACAATAATTTGGATCTGAATCAATCTAGGAAGTTCTGGAAACAGTTAGGGGAGTTCACAAGGGGTTTTCATTCTAAAGGTTATAACCATCGTGATTTTTACTTATGTCACATATTTGTCCATGTGGCCGGTGAAGAGTATAAATTTTCCCTCATAGACTTACAGCGAGTCCAAAAGAGAAGTAAGTTTCGTCAACGTTGGATTGTAAAAGATTTGGGGCAACTATTTTATTCCTTTCCTACCGATATGTCGCAAGTTGAGAAAATGCGTTATTTTAAAGCCTATCAAGGGCACGGATCACTTTCTTTATCAGATAAAAAATTATTGTATCAAGTTATGCAACGAGTCGATCGTATGAAGAGTAAGCACGGTAACTATATCGTATGAAGATCGCTTTTGTTATTGAGCATTTTAAGCCTCAGTATGGTGGGCAACAGGTATACATGAGAGACTTCGCAAGATTTCTTATTGAGCGTGGTCACGAAGTTACTTTTTTTACTCAAGATAGCAATGTTCAAGATGAAGGTATGAAAATTAAGTTAATCACGATTTCATCCTTAGCCAAGCTCATGCGATGGACGCAATGGAATAGCTTTTTAAAGCAAGTTAAGAATCTTGTGAAAGAAGGCGATTTTGATATTGTCATGGGAACTGGTGTAAGTGCTGGGATTAATGTCTATCAGCCACATGGAGGTGTGACTAAAGCGAGCCACCAGCAAAATCGTTTGTTGACTCATCCTGTGCATTGTTTCTTAAAGGGTTTATCCAACGCAATAAGTCCGAAGCATATCATGGCATCTTTGATTGAACGCGAAATATTTACGAACAATAGAGTGAAGTACATAGCCATAAGTGAAATGGTTAAAAAGCATATGAAAAAGTTCTACAATTTAGAAGATGATCAGATCGAGCTGGTTTACAATGGTGTGGATGTGGATCGTTTTCAGCCATGTGCAGCGCAAGAGAGAGAAAAGGCTAAAAAAGAGCTAGGCCTTGATTCACAGAAAATTATTTTTTCACTGGTTGCACATAATTTCAAGCTCAAAGGCTTACGTGAAATTATTGCGGTCGTCGATCGGCTTAAGGAAAAGCAAGAGGACTTCATTGTACTTGTAGCAGGTAAAGGCAAGAAAAAAGTATACGAAACGATGATTAAGAGTCGAGGCTTAGGAGCTTACTTCAGTTTTTTAGGAGCCGTAGAGAATCCTGAGCTCGTCTATCGCGCATCTGATGCCTACTTGCAGCCGACGTGGTATGATCCATGCTCCTTGGTAGTTCTTGAGGCCATGGCCGCAGGCGTTCCAGTGATAAGTACTGAGTTTAATGGTGCTTCAGAAATGATTCGTAATGGTGAAAATGGCTATGTAATTCCACGCCCTGATTCCTTGGGTCAATTTGAAGAGGCGATGCTACAGTTATTTGATTCGAAGAATCGCAAACAGCTCGGTGAGCAAGCGCGCTTAAGCGTAGAATCTTTAACTCATGAAAAAAACTTCCTTCACATGGAACGAGTCTTTAAAGAGTTTGTTTGAAGATATTTTTACGAGCTTTTGATAAAATCTTGAATTAATTGCAGTAGCTTCTTTATGAAGTTGATGAAAGCGACTTTGACGAATTGCTTTCTCCTAAAAATCTATTCAATTATAATCAATTATTTGAATTTAAATGTTGGTGTTGTTTTGCGTTTTAAATGTACTTCTTGCGGGCAGGCTGTTTCAGTAGATGACGGCAAGCCAGGGGAAGCGGTCCAATGTGGATCGTGTGGGACGGTTCTCAAGGTTCCGAAGCCATTTGAAAAAGGTTATATCATTGGAGACTTTTGTGTTGAAGAACATATTGGTTCAGGCCGCATGGGTGAGGTTTACAAAGCCTATCAAGAAACGTTGGTTCGCGATGTAGCCTTAAAAGTTTTAGATAATGATATGGCCGAGCACTCTGAGCATATTTTGGAATTTTTCAAAGAAGCTCGAGTCGCCGCACGTTTAAATCACCCCAATATTGTACAAGCCTATTCTGTAAATGAAGAAGGTGGGTATTACTACCTAGTTGTAGAATATGTATTTGGTCAAAACTTAAGGCAATTAATTGACGATAGAGGTAAATTGCCAGTTAATATGACCATACGTCTGTTGTCACAGATTGCTCATGCACTGGACTATGCGTGGACTTCTGAAGGCTTACCTCACTTAGCGGTGAAGCCTGAAAATATTTTGATCGACTCGAAAGCTCAGATCAAAATTTCTGATATTGGTTTAGCAGGGTCACGATCGAGGTTTTCTGATGGAGATTACAAATACTCGAGTCCAGAACAGATACTTAATTTAAAAGCTGATACACGTGCAGATATTTACGCACTGGGGATCACAGCTTACGAGGCCTTAACGGGCAATGTTCCTTTTGATGGTAATATCAAAGATGTGAATAAAAAACATTTAGAAGAAGAGGCTTTGCCAATTAAGGAGCTAAATCCTTCTGTCCCTAAGGATTTAGTTACGGTCATTACTAAAATGATGTCAAAGCACCCTGATGATCGCTACATGAGTTTCGGTGATCTAGCTAAAGACCTCCGCCTCTTGAGACGCTATGCTGGAGATATGAGCACGACTTCTAGCTTTTCTACTAAAATTTTTAAAACGCGATTTAGCTTTACGGAAAAGAGGAACCAACAAAGGAAGAAAAGTTTACGGCTACAGGCTTTTACTGCTTTAGTGACGGTCATGTTGTTGATTGGGATCATTGTTTTTAATAGCGATAAATCAGTGGATAAGACAGTGAAAGTCGATAAAGGGGATAAGAAACGTTTAGCAGAATTTGCTGTTCTATCTCAGTCAATTGATAAAAGTGTAAGTTCAGTAGAAGCGTTTACTTTATTTAAGAAAATTGAGGCCTTTTTAGCAAGATATCCTAGTTCACCACAAGCCGAAGAATGTTTAGAATGGCGTGAAGCCGTTTTGGAGATTTTGATACGAGAACGACGTCAAAATGAATTTTTTAGTGAGGAATCTACTCTAGCAGAAGAGGAGGAGGATGATCTTTTGGCTAATTCAGAGCAAGGCTTTGTTAGTCAAGACTTGGGAGAGCTGGCTCTTCAAAGTGAACGAGATAGTATGAGAAGGGATATTCTTAGGTTTTACTTAGGAAGGAAAGCTAGTACTGAACTGTTAACATTCTTGAAAAATAGTGAAGCGTATGATCCTATTTGGTCGGAGCAGATGACAAATATTATTGTTCAGGCAAACGAAGTGCGGAATTCTTTAGTAGATGAAGACAGCTCCTTGCAGGGTTTGTTGATCAAGCATGGGAAAGATGAAGTCGAAGTACGTTCCATTAAGAGTGATATTCTTATGGGGGTGGTTGATGGTGAACTTAAAAGTTTAAGTTTAAGTACCTTTGGCTTAAAGAGCCTAGAGTCCTTATTGGCCATTAGTTCTGAGTTCCCAAGAGAAGGGGCATTAAGTTTATTGTTTTGGTACAGGAATTTTCAAAAGTGTAAACTTAATGAAGGCGTTGAAATGTCTGAATTTGAAGTGTTCTTGGTAGATGAGGCAAATCGTATGGCCAAATTTGATTTTGAGAATTATTTAAACGAAGCAAAGAATAGTTGGCAAAGGAATGAAGCTGGTTCTGCTAGGGCACAAATTGTCGCTTTAAAGAAAAAATATGAAACGAGTGATCTTTATAAACTCAACAAAAAGAGAGTTGACTCTCTAGAAGAAAAAATTAAAAAGAGTGTGAGTCGACGTGGAAAGAAATGACTCTGGCGATAGCCGTCAGTATTGGGAAGAAACTTCCAAAGAATATCAATCTGTCACACGCATCTCAATTAATGATTTTCATTATGGGCCCTTACTGCCAGGAGATAGTCAAGTTAAAGCTTTGCCTGAAAAACTTGAAGGTTTAAGGTGTTTAGAATTAGGTGCGGGTGCGGGGCAAAATTCGCTATTTCTGGCTTCTCAAGGCGCAGAATGTTTGGTGACAGATATTTCCGAAGAGCAATTGTCGCATGGTGAAGTTATTGCTAAAGAAGAAGGTTTGAAACTAAAGTTTAAACAACTGGATTTAGATGAGATCGATCCGGAAGCCCTGGGCGAGTGGGATTTTATACACAGTACTTGGGCTTTGCCTTTTGCGGAGGATCAAAAAAGTGTTTTGCAAAAATGTGCAGCTATGTTAAAAATTGGAGGTCGCCTGCATATGACAACGGGTCACCCTGTCTTTGCAGGAGAATGGATTCAGTTGGATGATTATGAGGAGGGGATGTTCGTGAGTAACTATTTTGAACCCCCGCGAGAAGTGCGCTTCACAAAAGATGAAAGTAGCTTTATTAGGACGAGGCAATATCCGATTTCGACCTATATTAATTGGCTTATAGAGCTTGGTTTTAAAATCGAAAAAGTACTTGAACTAAAGCCACTTGAGCTTGAGCTTTTGAACGGTGATGAGCTATTAAAGTGCATGCCCTACGATAGTGATGTTTGGAGAGAGATGTACCCACAAATTCAAAAAGTTCCCTTTGTAGTGACTTATATTGCGACTCGTGTAAGCTAAACACATTTATAATCTCTGTTAAGATTAAGTAAAAATTATAAGGTTCTCTTCAATGAATTAAATCGAAGTTGTATAGTTCTTAAATTTTTTAAAAAATGAGAGTGAAGATGAATAAATATATTGCAGAGTTAATTGGAACATTTTGGTTAGTTTTAGGTGGATGTGGCAGTGCTGTGTTGGCGGCAGCCTTTCCAGAAGTAGGGATCGGTTTAGTAGGTGTATCTTTGGCTTTTGGTCTTACCGTATTAACTATGGCCTTTGCAATTGGTCACATATCGGGTTGTCATTTGAATCCAGCTGTTTCTATAGGTTTGTGTGCAGGAGGTCGTTTCCCAGTGAAAGATCTCTTGCCTTATATCATTTCACAAGTGATTGGTGGTTTGCTGGGGGCAGGTGTTTTATATCTGATAGCGAGCGGTAAAGCAGGCTTCGATTTATCTGCAGGTTTTGCCTCCAATGGTTACGGGGATCATTCTCCAGGACAATATAGCTTAGTTGCTGTTGTGATTTGTGAAATAGTGATGACAATGATGTTTTTGATCATAATATTAGGGGCAACAGATGACCGTGCTCCTAAAGGCTTTGCGCCTATCGCAATTGGTTTAGGCTTAACGCTTATTCACTTAATAAGTATTCCAGTTAGTAACACATCAGTGAACCCGGCAAGAAGTACTGGAGTGGCAGTCTTTGTTGGTGATTGGGCCGTGTCACAGTTGTGGGTCTTTTGGTTAGCGCCAATTGTAGGGGCTGTTTTAGGGGCTCTGATTTACAATTTCATCCAAAAAGATAAAGCTTAATTAATCTTTACATTTTCATAGAAAGAGTAGTGAGTGATCACTACTCTTTTTTATTGTCTTAAACTCTTTTAGAATGTATCCTTAGAAAGTGATGCTGTTTGTATCACTGCTGAGATTGATGTATTTTGATTTATAATTTTTATAAAATGGTGTGGTTTGAAGATTTTGACTAAAGAGCAGTATTGGCATTTTTTAGGAGTCCTTTTGGTGTTCTTCTTAGTGTCGTGTGATCAAGCGCCAACAGAGACTGATTCTGATGATGTAGAAAAGAAGGAGCTGATATTATATAATTGGGAAGATTATACTCCTCAGAATATTCTCGAGCAGTTTGAGAAGGAGACGGGTATAAAAGTCGTTCTTAAAGAATTCCAAACTGCTGATGAGCAAATTGCGGTTTTGCAATCAAAACCAGATTTTTGTGATTTGTTGATGGTCGATGTTGATGAAGCGATCACAATCCTTGAACCATTAAAAATTA contains the following coding sequences:
- a CDS encoding THUMP domain-containing class I SAM-dependent RNA methyltransferase; amino-acid sequence: MTEFRYHKTGLFYGQISEEAKKLGVDELKELGAQEIQQDYRGMHFHADMVTLFKIVYCSRLFSRFLAPLHRFDALSEDMLYQRVKTMKWEEIIKPGQTFAIFANVGNSKINHSKFAAQKMKDAICDRLREKRGERPDIDPKNPDIWLNLFINKNKATIALDLSGGSHHKRGYRQDSVEAPLMESLAAAFIRASEWDGRTPLYDPMCGSGTILAEALMHAARIPAGYLRKRFGFEHMPDFDADIWSEVKAKADARIKLPQEGLISGSDMDADAVRASIVNLSYLPGGDKIKIIQSRFQDLDDLEPCTIITNPPYGMRLMKDEDVESFTGEIGDFLKKKCAGSNAWVFFGERKLILKIGLRPSRKFPLSNGGLDGRLCKFEMYRGNKWT
- the aqpZ gene encoding aquaporin Z, whose protein sequence is MNKYIAELIGTFWLVLGGCGSAVLAAAFPEVGIGLVGVSLAFGLTVLTMAFAIGHISGCHLNPAVSIGLCAGGRFPVKDLLPYIISQVIGGLLGAGVLYLIASGKAGFDLSAGFASNGYGDHSPGQYSLVAVVICEIVMTMMFLIIILGATDDRAPKGFAPIAIGLGLTLIHLISIPVSNTSVNPARSTGVAVFVGDWAVSQLWVFWLAPIVGAVLGALIYNFIQKDKA
- a CDS encoding DoxX-like family protein, with amino-acid sequence MQKLSNKMISRYSLALIFFYHGLVPKLLFKSEQEVLMNNTFMPFMEKDFALVSSGIAEVLYAFLLVIFASNKKLLYPAMAFSLLATIAIFIQLPQLMTHAFNPFSINLAVFSLALINLKCLNEERGS
- a CDS encoding glycosyltransferase family 4 protein, translating into MKIAFVIEHFKPQYGGQQVYMRDFARFLIERGHEVTFFTQDSNVQDEGMKIKLITISSLAKLMRWTQWNSFLKQVKNLVKEGDFDIVMGTGVSAGINVYQPHGGVTKASHQQNRLLTHPVHCFLKGLSNAISPKHIMASLIEREIFTNNRVKYIAISEMVKKHMKKFYNLEDDQIELVYNGVDVDRFQPCAAQEREKAKKELGLDSQKIIFSLVAHNFKLKGLREIIAVVDRLKEKQEDFIVLVAGKGKKKVYETMIKSRGLGAYFSFLGAVENPELVYRASDAYLQPTWYDPCSLVVLEAMAAGVPVISTEFNGASEMIRNGENGYVIPRPDSLGQFEEAMLQLFDSKNRKQLGEQARLSVESLTHEKNFLHMERVFKEFV
- a CDS encoding exonuclease domain-containing protein, whose amino-acid sequence is MLEFTAIDFETVPGEHGPIPAEIGLVVFNEAGQILHYFEASAPVNQLYAKSANCCESIVSTWPQIKEHLQNKVILGHNIGYDYAILKKSFPALEIERTVDSLQISRQVYKDLFSDYSLSALLECLDLTQSLNTLKVNDHFTPHRALYDAMGAALLCLELLSKPKGRELIIPQQQSLF
- a CDS encoding class I SAM-dependent methyltransferase, producing MERNDSGDSRQYWEETSKEYQSVTRISINDFHYGPLLPGDSQVKALPEKLEGLRCLELGAGAGQNSLFLASQGAECLVTDISEEQLSHGEVIAKEEGLKLKFKQLDLDEIDPEALGEWDFIHSTWALPFAEDQKSVLQKCAAMLKIGGRLHMTTGHPVFAGEWIQLDDYEEGMFVSNYFEPPREVRFTKDESSFIRTRQYPISTYINWLIELGFKIEKVLELKPLELELLNGDELLKCMPYDSDVWREMYPQIQKVPFVVTYIATRVS
- a CDS encoding serine/threonine protein kinase, giving the protein MALSPPDAYRRGKLEIVDFEVNKAYRDQLIGVGLLSFKDFFFCKGLEAMREVPGRLTVSVLCEDELIYLKRHWKKASMSRKSGPHHEAITEWVNTKALHQDKISVPTPMAYGVGRIGGEAVSFYLSEAVKGVQADYFLRDNNLDLNQSRKFWKQLGEFTRGFHSKGYNHRDFYLCHIFVHVAGEEYKFSLIDLQRVQKRSKFRQRWIVKDLGQLFYSFPTDMSQVEKMRYFKAYQGHGSLSLSDKKLLYQVMQRVDRMKSKHGNYIV
- a CDS encoding serine/threonine protein kinase; the encoded protein is MKLMKATLTNCFLLKIYSIIINYLNLNVGVVLRFKCTSCGQAVSVDDGKPGEAVQCGSCGTVLKVPKPFEKGYIIGDFCVEEHIGSGRMGEVYKAYQETLVRDVALKVLDNDMAEHSEHILEFFKEARVAARLNHPNIVQAYSVNEEGGYYYLVVEYVFGQNLRQLIDDRGKLPVNMTIRLLSQIAHALDYAWTSEGLPHLAVKPENILIDSKAQIKISDIGLAGSRSRFSDGDYKYSSPEQILNLKADTRADIYALGITAYEALTGNVPFDGNIKDVNKKHLEEEALPIKELNPSVPKDLVTVITKMMSKHPDDRYMSFGDLAKDLRLLRRYAGDMSTTSSFSTKIFKTRFSFTEKRNQQRKKSLRLQAFTALVTVMLLIGIIVFNSDKSVDKTVKVDKGDKKRLAEFAVLSQSIDKSVSSVEAFTLFKKIEAFLARYPSSPQAEECLEWREAVLEILIRERRQNEFFSEESTLAEEEEDDLLANSEQGFVSQDLGELALQSERDSMRRDILRFYLGRKASTELLTFLKNSEAYDPIWSEQMTNIIVQANEVRNSLVDEDSSLQGLLIKHGKDEVEVRSIKSDILMGVVDGELKSLSLSTFGLKSLESLLAISSEFPREGALSLLFWYRNFQKCKLNEGVEMSEFEVFLVDEANRMAKFDFENYLNEAKNSWQRNEAGSARAQIVALKKKYETSDLYKLNKKRVDSLEEKIKKSVSRRGKK
- a CDS encoding SGNH/GDSL hydrolase family protein, whose amino-acid sequence is MKYLIFMLVGIFLASCHPTVDKSEEMDLSNQKVLFLGDSITQAGQYVGFVEYALRKQNPEDDFDFYSLGLNSETASGLSEKDHPFPRPCVHERLANALEKIKPDVVFACYGMNDGIYHPLNEKILDAYQKGILSLIEKCRETGAEVVMISPPAFQAYAIQKKLRSADAEDFSYRFPYENYHQTLEAFSQWLRLGLPQEVTCVDLNTAMTNYLIEKRKNDQSFVFAKDGIHPALGGHLFMAQELLKGLGTNADLLAQENLADIKKDELYQLVEKRRQLRSRGWLKYVGYTRGKVFKTDSVSETESRASELLKEIDAIN
- the gnd gene encoding decarboxylating NADP(+)-dependent phosphogluconate dehydrogenase produces the protein MSQADIGLIGLAVMGQNLVMNMNDNGYTVAVYNRTTSKVDDFMNGPAKDSKVIGTHSVEEFVSQLKTPRRVMLMVKAGEVVDKFINTIVPHLEAGDIIIDGGNSLYTDSNRRVEELAAKGLRYIGAGVSGGEEGARFGPSIMPGGDPEAWPAVKNIFQDISAKVDGGEACCEWVGKGGAGHYVKMVHNGIEYGDMQLICEAYQLLKNAGFSNDEMHQIFKKWNTGVLDSFLTEITTDILGYKQEDGTHLVDYILDTAGQKGTGKWTGINALDLGMPLTLIAESVFARCVSALKDQRIEASKVLNGPDIKFNGDKEAFVNDVEQALYASKIISYAQGYMLLKEASETYKWDLDFGAIALMWRGGCIIRSVFLGNIKDAFDENADLENLLLNDFFKDAIHKSQEGWRRTVVKGIELGIPTPCFSTALAFYDSYRSEVLPANLLQAQRDYFGAHTYERLDKPRGEFFHTNWTGKGGNVSSTTYDV